One Setaria viridis chromosome 5, Setaria_viridis_v4.0, whole genome shotgun sequence genomic region harbors:
- the LOC117856785 gene encoding isopentenyl phosphate kinase, whose protein sequence is MAEEAAQEQPSPTAPRPVRCIVKLGGAAITNKGELESINEESLRSACAQLRQAMSESDGDGAPGKVLGMDWSRRHGDPADPAVDAERIAGMAGLGFDTNFIVVHGAGSFGHFQASRSGVHKGGLHSTLVKAGFVATRISVTSLNQEIVRALAREGIPSVGMSPFACGWSTKQRKLASADASQIIQSLHAGFVPVLHGDAVLDELLDCTILSGDVIIRHLSQLLSPKYVVFLTDVHGVYDRPPTDPNAVLLREIEVDDNGSWSIVKPALLQGNNKGVEISVAAHDTTGGMETKILEAAVIARLGIDVYITKAGTEHSQRALKGDVSTDSEDWLGTIIRSSK, encoded by the exons ATGGCGGAAGAGGCAGCGCAGGAGCAGCCGAGCCCCACGGCACCCCGCCCGGTCCGCTGCATCGTCAAGCTAG GTGGAGCGGCGATCACGAACAAGGGCGAGCTGGAGAGCATCAACGAGGAGAGCCTGCGGTCGGCGTGCGCGCAGCTGCGGCAGGCCATGTCCGAATCCGACGGCGATGGCGCCCCGGGGAAGGTTCTGGGGATGGACTGGAGCAGGAGGCACGGCGATCCGGCCGACCCGGCCGTGGACGCGGAGCGGATCGCGGGGATGGCTGGGCTGGGGTTCGACACTAATTTCATCGTCGTGCACGGCGCCG GGTCTTTTGGGCACTTCCAAGCAAGTAGATCTGGAGTTCATAAAGGAGGGCTGCACTCCACCCTGGTGAAGGCTGGCTTTGTTGCTACAAGGATTTCA GTCACTTCTCTCAACCAAGAAATTGTTAGAGCCCTGGCAAGag AAGGAATACCATCTGTTGGTATGTCACCATTTGCTTGTGGGTGGTCTACCAAGCAAAGAAAA CTTGCATCAGCTGATGCTTCTCAAATAATTCAGTCACTCCATGCTGGCTTTGTCCCT GTTTTGCATGGAGATGCTGTTCTTGACGAATTGCTG GACTGCACCATATTGAGTGGGGATGTCATCATACGGCATCTTTCGCAGCTTCTAAGTCCGAAATATGTTGTATTTCTG ACAGATGTCCATGGAGTATATGATCGCCCTCCAACTGATCCAAATGCAGTACTTCTAAGGGAGATAG AGGTGGATGATAATGGAAGCTGGTCTATTGTAAAACCTGCATTACTGCAAGGCAACAATAAAGGAG TGGAGATATCAGTAGCTGCACATGACACCACTGGCGGAATGGAGACCAAAATACTAGAAGCTGCAGTGATAGCTAGGCTTGGAATCGACGTTTACATTACGAAG GCTGGAACAGAACACTCGCAGAGGGCTTTAAAGGGGGATGTGAGCACGGACTCTGAAGACTGGCTTGGAACCATTATACGCTCTTCCAAGTAG
- the LOC117856787 gene encoding uncharacterized protein, whose translation MRLLQAEELFRKVLEGGSKKKAARLLGLDVGSKYVGLAVSDEKNRIALPLSVLSRTKTNINLMADDFKTLASKYSLAGFVVGYPFNLHGQHTSDGVQVRLLAGELYQTGKLDDLCYTYWDENFTSKCVEALLHPLNLKNRDEAKTMTDKFAAVCILQGYLDNMNRKLRPSDKSES comes from the exons ATGAGGCTGCTGCAAGCGGAGGAGCTTTTCCGGAAGGTTCTGGAGGGCGGGTCGAAGAAGAAGGCGGCTCGGCTGCTCGGCCTCGACGTTGGCAGCAAGTACGTCGGGCTGGCCGTCTCCGATGAGAAGAACAGGATCGCTTTGCCTCTGAG TGTCTTGAGTCGGACAAAGACAAACATCAACTTGATGGCAGATGATTTCAAAACATTG GCTTCGAAATATTCCCTTGCTGGGTTTGTTGTGGGCTATCCATTCAACCTGCATGGTCAACATACTTCAGAT GGAGTTCAAGTAAGGCTTCTTGCTGGAGAGCTTTATCAAACAGGGAAACTTGATGATCTGTGCTACACATATTGGGATGAAAATTTCACCTCAAAG TGTGTTGAAGCCCTCTTGCATCCTCTGAATCTAAAAAATCGAGATGAGGCCAAAACAATGACAGATAAATTTGCTGCAGTTTGCATACTCCAG GGTTATCTTGACAACATGAACAGAAAATTGAGACCTTCCGACAAGTCTGAATCATAA
- the LOC117856722 gene encoding probable indole-3-acetic acid-amido synthetase GH3.2 — MAPTATDAAAAKGRVTALGVAACERDAEKLEIIEEMTKNFDPEQVRVLGEILARNNGAEYLRRHGMEGRTDRAAFKACVPVVTYEDLRPEIERIANGDRSNIISSHPITEFLTSSGTSAGERKLMPTIEDELNRRQMLYSLLMPVMNLYVPGLDKGKGLYFLFIKSETTTPGGLPARPVLTSYYKSDHFKHRPYDPYNVYTSPTAAILCTDSFQSMYSQMLCGLLARTEVLRVGAVFASGLLRAIRFLQLHWKDLTHDIRTGTLSAKVSEPSIRAAVGEVLKPDPDLAGFVEAVCSAADKENKWEGIITRVWPNTKYLDVIVTGAMAQYIPTLKYYSDGLPMACTMYASSECYFGLNLRPMCDPSEVSYTIMPNMGYFELLPHDPDARPLSKDDPPPRLVDLADAEVGKEYELVITTYAGLCRYRVGDILLVTGFHNAAPQFRFVRRKNVLLSIDSDKTDEAELQAAVERASGLLAPYGAGIVEYTSQADAATIPGHYVVYWELMVREGGKMPEAAVFERCCLEMEEALNSVYRQLRNGDAIGPLEIRVVRGGTFEEVMDYAISRGASINQYKAPRCVSFGPIIELLNSRVLSKHFSPACPKFSPHKK, encoded by the exons ATGGCTCCCACGGcgacggacgcggcggcggcgaaggggaggGTGACGGCGCTGGGGGTGGCGGCGTGCGAGCGCGACGCGGAGAAGCTGGAGATCATCGAGGAGATGACCAAGAACTTCGACCCGGAGCAGGTGCGCGTGCTGGGCGAGATCCTGGCGCGGAACAACGGCGCCGAGTACCTCCGCCGGCACGGCATGGAGGGGCGCACGGACCGCGCCGCGTTCAAGGCGTGCGTGCCCGTGGTCACGTACGAGGACCTCCGCCCGGAGATCGAGCGCATCGCCAACGGCGACCGCTCCAACATCATCTCCTCCCACCCCATCACCGAGTTCCTCACCAG CTCGGGGACGTCGGCGGGGGAGAGGAAGCTAATGCCGACGATCGAGGACGAGCTCAACAGGCGCCAGATGCTCTACAGCCTCCTCATGCCCGTCATGAACTT GTACGTGCCTGGGCTGGACAAGGGGAAGGGCCTCTACTTCCTGTTCATCAAGTCGGAGACGACGACGCCCGGCGGTCTGCCGGCGCGGCCGGTGCTGACCAGCTACTACAAGAGCGACCACTTCAAGCACCGCCCCTACGACCCCTACAACGTGTACACGAGCCCGACCGCCGCCATCCTCTGCACAGACTCGTTCCAGTCCATGTACTCGCAGATGCTGTGCGGCCTGCTGGCCCGCACCGAGGTGCTCCGCGTCGGCGCCGTCTTCGCGTCCGGCCTGCTCCGCGCCATCCGCTTCCTGCAGCTCCACTGGAAGGATCTCACGCACGACATCCGGACGGGCACCCTGAGCGCCAAGGTCTCGGAGCCCTCCATCCGCGCGGCCGTGGGCGAGGTGCTCAAGCCGGACCCGGACCTCGCCGGCTTCGTGGAGGCCGTGTGCTCCGCCGCCGACAAGGAAAACAAGTGGGAGGGCATCATCACCAGGGTGTGGCCCAACACCAAGTACCTGGACGTGATCGTCACCGGCGCCATGGCGCAGTACATCCCGACGCTCAAGTACTACAGCGACGGGCTTCCCATGGCGTGCACCATGTACGCCTCGTCCGAGTGCTACTTCGGGCTGAACCTCCGGCCCATGTGCGACCCGTCGGAGGTGTCCTACACCATCATGCCCAACATGGGCTACTTCGAGCTGCTGCCGCACGACCCGGACGCGAGGCCGCTGTCCAAGGacgacccgccgccgcggctggtgGACCTGGCGGACGCCGAGGTGGGCAAGGAGTACGAGCTGGTGATCACCACCTACGCGGGGCTCTGCCGCTACCGCGTCGGCGACATCCTGCTCGTCACCGGGTTCCACAACGCGGCGCCGCAGTTCCGGTTCGTGCGCCGCAAGAACGTGCTCCTCAGCATCGACTCCGACAAGAcggacgaggcggagctgcAGGCCGCCGTGGAGCGCGCGTCCGGGCTGCTGGCGCCCTACGGCGCAGGCATCGTGGAGTACACGAGCCAGGCGGACGCCGCCACCATCCCGGGCCACTACGTGGTGTACTGGGAGCTGATGGTGCGGGAGGGCGGGAAGATGCCCGAGGCGGCCGTGTTCGAGCGCTGCTGcctggagatggaggaggcgctCAACTCGGTGTACCGGCAGCTCCGGAACGGCGACGCCATCGGGCCGCTGGAGATCCGCGTCGTGCGCGGCGGCACCTTCGAGGAGGTGATGGACTACGCCATCTCGCGCGGCGCGTCCATCAACCAGTACAAGGCGCCGAGGTGCGTCTCGTTCGGCCCCATCATCGAGCTGCTCAACTCCAGGGTGCTGTCCAAGCATTTCAGCCCGGCGTGCCCCAAGTTCAGCCCGCACAAGAAGTGA